The genomic stretch GTTGAGCGCCAGATCGAAGGTGCCACGCTCGAGCGCGGGGACGAGGTTGGTCCAGTCTTGCTGCACGAAGCGCGCGCGCACGCCGAGCTCCTGTGCGATGGCGTTGGCCAGCTCGAACTCGAAGCCCGAGATGCCACCCGGCGCGCTCGGGTCCTCGAAGACGTATGGGTCTCCGCCCTGCAGGTCTGCGCCCCAGCGCAGCTCGCCGGCGGCTTGGACGCGCGCGAGCCCCGAAGGCGGCGCGCTCGTGCCGCACGACGCGAGCAGACAGCCCAGCACACACGACAGGCCGATCCGCATCACGTTCTCGAGCGCACGCTGCACAAACAAGGTGGGGCGCAGCCTACCGTCTGCCCCGCGCGCTCCCATGAAAAAAGCGCCGCGAACCTGGTGGCTCGCGGCGCTCTCGGGGGAGCCGAGTGGCTCAGATCAGTCGCAGGTGGTCTCGAGGAGCAGACGAGCGACGGTGTACGGGTCCATGTTCGCGTTCGGACGACGGTCCTCGAAGTAGCCGTAGCCCTGGAGCTTGGTCGCGAGCGGGATGCGGATGGAGGCGCCGCGGTCCGACACGCCGTACTTGAACTCCTTGTAGGAGCAGGTCTCGTGCTTGCCGGTGAGGCGGCTCTCGATGTCGTGGCCGTAGTTGGCGATGTGCAGCTTGATCTTGTCGGGCTGGCCGAGCTTCTCACAGGCCGCGATGATGACGTCCCAGCCACCGGGCTCGCGCATGGCCTTGGTGGAGAAGTTGGAGTGACAGCCGGCGCCGTTCCAGTCGCCCTTGGCGGGCTTGGCCTCGAAGCTCGCGTCCACGCCGTAGGACTCGGCCATGCGGCAGAGCAGGTAGCGCGCGATGTACATGTGGTCGCCCACTTCCGTCGGGCCCGCGGGTCCGATCTGGAACTCCCACTGACCGGGCATGACCTCGGCGTTGATGCCGCTGATCTTCAGGCCGGCCATGATGCAAGCCTCGAGGTGCTCCTCGATGAGCTCACGACCCATGACGTTGCTGGCGCCGGTGCCGCAGTAGTACGGGCCCTGGGGACCGGGGTAGCCGCCCTCGGGGAAGCCGTAGGGCCGCCCGTTCTTCATGAGCGTGTACTCCTGCTCCATGCCGTACCAGGCCTCCTGGGCCTTGTGCTTGGTCTCGGCG from Sandaracinaceae bacterium encodes the following:
- a CDS encoding glutamine synthetase beta-grasp domain-containing protein — protein: MGKIRAEYIWIDGTEPTPLLRSKTKVMDEGDTPPEWGFDGSSTNQATGDRSDCILRPVFTCPDPLRADGDILVLCDVYSADGSVHPSNTRAACAAAETKHKAQEAWYGMEQEYTLMKNGRPYGFPEGGYPGPQGPYYCGTGASNVMGRELIEEHLEACIMAGLKISGINAEVMPGQWEFQIGPAGPTEVGDHMYIARYLLCRMAESYGVDASFEAKPAKGDWNGAGCHSNFSTKAMREPGGWDVIIAACEKLGQPDKIKLHIANYGHDIESRLTGKHETCSYKEFKYGVSDRGASIRIPLATKLQGYGYFEDRRPNANMDPYTVARLLLETTCD